The following proteins are encoded in a genomic region of Oncorhynchus kisutch isolate 150728-3 linkage group LG6, Okis_V2, whole genome shotgun sequence:
- the LOC109878664 gene encoding uncharacterized protein LOC109878664 codes for MPTLSLCSAYNCKNRSPKAGVGFFRFPQNDPERRKQWIINMKCKGWNPQQNHRVCSVHFEDKYICGRDIRQRLTPDAVPTIFDYPKNFQKKSITWAVKDVSPKVACENMEFQLPPLKHIIEIKDAWEWLVIDIRGPLPLTLNGHQYVLTLTDFYSKWVEAFPLRGCSSTEVAQHVAEVISHFGFPFGILVRLKKNFTSKINVALKSLLKLSGFSLLYRHRQVGSLDLTTQTLISRMVSDLVNDHPYNWDVCLPAKVFSLCFKEHPKTKQRPFSLLCCKGPQPVTTPRDLSFSPAELRESSFAIQSNQEGWHDTDLQGMVGIESGKETAGKSTVTRVSFFRSSTESNTDGNPNSEPSSEDHHAMET; via the exons ATGCCAACACTGTCACTGTGTTCAGCATACAACTGCAAAAATCGCAGCCCCAAAGCTGGTGTGGGATTTTTTAG ATTTCCCCAAAATGATCCTGAAAGACGCAAACAATGGATTATTAATATGAAGTGTAAAGGGTGGAATCCGCAACAAAACCACCGTGTGTGCTCTGTTCACTTTGAAGACAAGTATATTTGCGGGAGGGACATACGTCAACGCCTCACGCCAGACGCAGTCCCGACTATATTCGACTATCCCAAAAACTTTCAAAAGAAG AGTATTACCTGGGCAGTGAAAGATGTTTCCCCGAAG GTGGCATGTGAGAACATGGAGTTCCAACTTCCACCCCTCAAGCACATAATAGAG ATCAAAGACGCATGGGAGTGGCTGGTTATAGACATCAGAGGGCCGCTACCCTTGACATTGAACGGACACCAGTACGTTCTGACCTTGACAGACTTCTACTCCAAATGGGTGGAGGCCTTCCCCCTGAGAGGTTGTAGCTCTACTGAGGTAGCACAGCATGTAGCTGAAGTCATCTCTCACTTTGGCTTCCCTTTTGGAATCCTTGTTCGACTGAAGAAGAACTTTACCAGTAAG ATCAACGTTGCTTTGAAGAGTCTTCTGAAGCTGAGTGGGTTCTCTCTCTTATACCGTCATCGGCAAGTTGGATCACTGGATCTGACCACACAGACACTGATCAGCAG GATGGTGTCTGATCTTGTGAATGACCATCCATACAACTGGGATGTCTGCCTCCCTGCAAAGGTGTTCAGCCTGTGTTTCAAGGAGCACCCCAAGACCAAGCAGAGACCTTTCTCTCTGCTGTGCTGCAAAGGACCACAGCCGGTCACCACCCCTAGGGATCTGTCT TTCAGTCCTGCAGAGCTCAGAGAGAGTTCCTTTGCAATCCAGTCAAATCAAGAGGGTTGGCATGACACTGATCTGCAAG GCATGGTTGGCATTGAATCTGGGAAGGAAACTGCTGGAAAGAGCACAGTTACAAGGGTCTCTTTTTTTAGGAGCAGCACAGAGAGTAACACAGACGGTAACCCTAACAGTGAACCATCCTCTGAAGATCATCATGCCATGGAAACCTGA